A window of Nonomuraea angiospora genomic DNA:
CGCCTCCGGCGAGTGCGGCCGCCGCAACATCGGCGCCAGCATGGTCGTCGACCCGCTCGGCATCACCCGGGCCCGCCTCGGCGACGCGCCGGGCCTGCTCTGGGCCGACGCCTCCATGGAGGAGCTCGAACGAGCCCGCCTCAGCCTCCCCGTCCTCGAGAACCGGCGCTTCGCCGTCGACCCCCGATTGGAGCGACATGTCTAAGTACGCGACGGCTGCCCTGCTCGGCGCCGCCCTCCTGCTGGCCGGCTGCGGTGCCAACCCCGAGGAGGCCCAGGGCGCGCTGAGCTCCCAGCCCGCCGCCTCCGGCACCGAGGCCGCCCAGGGCAAGGACCAGGCCCTGTACGACCGGCTGCCCGACAAGGTGAAGACCGCCGGCAAGCTGGTCTCGGTGAACAACGGCTCGTTCCCGCCGTACGAGATCGCCGGTGCGGACGGCAAGTCCATGACCGGCGCCGCCGCCGACCTGTCGGAGGCCCTGGGACAGGTGCTCGGCGTCAAGATCGAGCACGTCACCGTGGACGGCCTGCCCAGCCAGCTCACCGGCATCGCGTCGGGCCGCTACGACCTGGCCATCGGCCCGGTGGGCGACTTCGCCGACCGGCAGAAGGCCAACGACTTCGTGGACTGGGTCAAGGAGTTCGTGGTCTTCGCCGTGCCGAAGGGGAACCCCAAGAAGATCAACTCGGTGGCGGACACGTGCGGGCTGAAGATCTCGGTCATGGCCGGCGGCTCCGCCGAAGCCGTGATCAAGAACCAGTCCGAGACCTGCGCCAAGGACGGCAAGCCGAAGATCACCGTGCAGTCGTACAAGGACCAGCCCACCTCCGTGCTGGCGGTCAGCTCGGGCCGGGCCGACGCGTTCTTCTCCTCGCAGGCGCCGCTCACCTACTTCGTTTCGCAGTCCGGCGGCAAGCTGGAGCTGGCCGGCAAGGGGCAGAGCAACGGCTTCGACGACCTTTACCAGGGGGCCGTCGTCGGCAAGGACTCGCCGCTGCGTGACGTGGTCAAGGACGGCATCCAGAAGCTGATCGACAACGGCACCTACGCCAAGATCATGGACAGGTGGGGCACGTCCGACAACAAGCTGGACAAGGCCGGCGTCAACCTGGCGGGATCATGAGCGGACTGCCGGACGTCGACGTCGCGGGCGCGTCCCGCACGCGCCATCCGCTGCGCTGGGTGGCCTCGATCATCCTGCTGGTGTTGGCCGCCCAGCTCGTGAGCCTGCTGGTCACCAACCCCAACTTCCAGTGGGACGTGGTCTTCCGTTACGTCAACGCGCAGGTCATCGGCCAGGGCATCTTCACCACGCTGCTGCTCACCGTGATCGCGATGTTCGTGGGCGTGGTGCTCGGGGTGCTGCTGGCCATCGGCCGGCTCTCCGAGAACCCCGTCGCGCGGGCGGCCTGCGGGCTCTACGTGTGGTTCTTCCGCGGCACGCCGGTGCTGGTGCAGCTCGTGCTCTGGTACAACCTGTCGTACCTGCTGCCCAAGATCTCCCTCGGCATCCCGTTCGGCCCGGAGTTCATCAGCGCCGACACGAACCTGGTCATCACCCCGCTGCTCGCGGCCATCCTCGGGCTCGGGCTGAACGAGGGCGCGTACATGGCGGAGATCATCCGCGGCGGGCTCATGTCGGTGGACCCCGGGCAGACCGAGGCCGCCTCGGCGCTCGGCATGAGCAACGCGCGCACCTTCCGCAGGATCGTGCTGCCGCAGGCCATGCGGTTCATCATCCCGCCCACCGGCAGCCAGGTGATCAGCATGCTGAAGGCCACGTCGCTGGTGAGCGTCATCGCCCTGGCCGACCTGCTCTACACGGTGCAGTCGATCTACAACCGCACCTTCCAGACCATCCCGCTGCTGATCGTCGCCTGCGTCTGGTACCTGGTCATCACCTCGATCCTGTACGTCGGCCAGTCGTTCATCGAGCGGCACTACGCCCGCGGGGCCACCAGGCACGCGCCGCAGAGCTTCTGGGCCTTCCTGACCTTCCGCCGGCGCCGTCCCTCGGAGGTGACGTCATGACCGTCCCCATGGTCCACGCCCACGCCGTGCGCAAGCACTTCGGCCACCTCGAAGTCCTCAAGGGCATCGACCTGGACGTCCAGGCGGGGGAGGTCGTGGTGATCCTCGGCCCCTCCGGGTCGGGCAAGTCGACGTTCCTGCGCTGCGTGAACCACCTGGAGGCCATCGACGGCGGCTCCATCTTCGTGGACGGGGAGCTGATCGGGTTTCAGGAGTCCGGCGGCAAGGTGCGGCACCTGCGCAAGAGCGAGATCACCCGCCAGCGGCGGGAGATCGGCATGGTCTTCCAGCAGTTCAACCTGTTCCCGCACTTCACGGTGTTGCAGAACGTCATGGAGGCGCCGGTCGGCGTGCGCCGCGAGCCGCGCGGGCAGGCCCGCGAACGGGCGCTCGGCCTGCTGCGCCGCGTCGGCCTGGAGGACAAGGCGGGCAGCTACCCCAGGCAGCTCTCCGGCGGGCAGCAGCAGCGGGTGGCGATCGCCAGGGCGCTGGCGATGCGGCCCAAGCTGATGCTGTTCGACGAGCCGACCAGCGCGCTGGACCCGGAGCTGGTCGGTGAGGTGCTGGCCACCATGAAGGGCCTCGCCGAGGACGGGCTGACCATGATCGTGGTGACCCACGAGATCGGGTTCGCGCGGGAGGTGGCCGATCGGGTGGTGTTCATGGACGGCGGCGTCGTGGTCGAGTCGGGCACGCCCAAGGAGGTCCTCGACAACCCCACCAGCCCCCGCACCAAGGCCTTCCTCAGCCGCGTCCTGTAGGCCCCCGCGGGCGTCGTCCCTTCCTCTGCTCCCCGGAGGACGGATGAGACGTCGGCGGGAAAGCCGCGGACGGGCCTATCGTAGGTCGGATGGACACCCAGCGTTTGATCATGCGCAGATGGCGCGACGAAGACCGGGAACCATTCGCCGCGATGAACGCCGACCCCGAGGTGATGGAGCACTTCCCCGCCCCGCTCACCCGCGCCGAGAGCGACCACTTCGTCGACAGGATCGAGGAGGAGTTCGACAAGGCCGGCCACGGGCTGTGGGCGCTGGAGGTGCGCGACAGCGGCGAGTTCATCGGCTTCGCCGGCCTGATCTGGCAGACCTTCGACGCGCCGTTCCTGCCCGCGTGGGAGATCGGGTGGCGGCTGGCACGCCCCGCCTGGGGCCACGGGTACGCCACCGAGGCGGCCAGGCAGGTGCTCAGGTACGCGTTCGAGGAGGCCGGACTGGACGAGATCGTCTCCATGACGGCCAAGAGCAACGTCCGCTCCCAGGCCGTGATGAAGCGCCTGGGCATGACCCACCTGACCGACTTCGGCCACACGCGGCTGGCGCCGGACCACCCCCTGTTCCCGCACGTGGCCTACCACATCAGGCGTCCGTAGGGGCGCTCATGGCGTAGAGGACGTCGCGCAGGGCGGGCTCGCGGCCGCGTAGCCAGACCAGCCGCAGCGCCAGCGCGGGCGTCTCGAAGCCGAGCCGCATCAGAGCGCCGGAGGCCAGGTCGGGCTCCAGCGCGAAGTCCGGCAGCAGCGCGCTGCCGAGCCCCTGCCTGGCCCATTCGCGGGCGGTGGCGATGCTGGTCAGCTCCCTGCGCGGCACCTCCGCGCCGAACACCCGGTCGGCGGCCAGCCGGATCGAGCAGCCCGGCGGGCTGACCAGCAGCGGCTCCCGATCCCCGTCCGGCGCTGCGACCAGCGCCAGCCCGACCTCACCCACGTCCAGGAAGTCCAGATCGGGCGCCACCGGCCCGGAGCCGGGGTCGTACGGCATGGTGAACCCGAGCCCGCCGATCCGCGGGCCCGTGTCCACCAGGAGCACCGCGTCCAGCTCGCCGGCCGCCACCCCGGCCAGCAGCGACTGCCTGGTGTGCGAGCGCACGTCCACGTCCAGGTCGGGGTGGCGTTCCGACAAACGGCGGATCACGGCGGGCATCCGGGCCGCGGCGAGCATCTCCAGCGCGCCGATCCGCACCTTGCGCCGCTGCCCGGTGACGGCGCGGCGCACCTCGTCGGCGTGGTCGAGCAGCCCCGGTGCCCGCGCCAGCAGCGTGGCGCCCTGCTCGGTCAGCCGCATGCCCTGAGGCGTGCGCTCGAAGAGCGCGACCCCGAGGCTCCGCTCCAGGCGGCGCACCTGCTCCGACACCGACGCGGGGGCGAGGCCGAGGCTGTTCGCCGCCCCGGTGACGGTACCCGTCCTCGCCACCGCGACGAACCCGCGCAACTGCCGCAAATCCATATCCGCCAGCATACGGTTTTCCCGAACGCCCCCTGAGGCAGCGCCTGTTGAGGGCGGATGCGGCGTTTCAGCAGGCTGGGCGCATGATGTTCGGATTCTCCCTCGCCTACTTCCTCGTGATCCTCGACACGACCGTGCTGACGATCGCGCTGCCCGATCTGCGGGCCTCGCTCGGCGGCTCGCTGGCCGGGCAGCAGTGGGCGGTGAACGCGTACACGGTCGCCTTCGCCGCCTCGCTGCTCGTCGGGGGAGCGGTGGCCGACCGGTACGGCGCGGCCCGGATCTTCAAGGCCGGCGTGGTGGCCTTCGGCGCGATCTCGCTGCTGAGCGCCGCGGCGCCGCACCTGGGCGTGCTGGTCGGGCTGCGGGCCCTGCTGGGCGTGGCGGGCGCGCTCTGCACGGGCGGCTCGCTCGGACTGCTCCCGCAGCTCTTCCCCGACCCGGCCGCCCGCGCCCGCGCCACCGGTCTGTGGGCGGCCATCACCGGCACCGCGCTCGCCGCCGGCCCGCTGCTGGGCGGTCTCCTGGTGGACCTGTACGGCTGGCGCGCCGTCTTCCTGCTCAACCCGCCCCTCGCCCTGATCAGCCTGCTGGCCATGCGCCGGGTCAGCTCGCCGCGCGGCCACCGCGGGATCGACTGGCGGGTCCAGGCGCTGGCCTGCGCGTTCCTGGCCCTGGTGGCGCAGGCCCTGATCGGCCCCTCGGTCCTGGCGGGCGTCGCGGCCCTGGCCGTACTGGCCGCGCTGGTGCCGGTGGAGCGCCGCAGCCACGCCCCCGCGCTGCCCGGCGGCCTGCTCGCCGCCACCTGGCCCGAACTGCTCGCCGGCACGGTGGCCAACTTCGCCTTCGCCGGCGCCCTGTTCGTCCTCACCCTCCTGCTGCAGGACACCCGCCACCTGACCCCGCTGGCCGCCGGGCTGGCCTTCCTGCCGCTCACCCTCCCCATGACCGTGAACCCGCTGCTCACCGGCCGCCTGGTGGCCCGCCACGGCCCGCGCCCGCCGATCCTGTGCGGCCTGGCCCTGCTCGCGACCGGCCTGGCCGGCGTCGCCCTCACGGACGCGCTGGCGTGGTGGCTGGTGGTGATGGGGTTCGGGCTGTCGTTCGTGCTGCCCGCGCTGATGGCGGGCATGGTCAACAGCGCGCCGCCGGGGACGGCGGGCACGGCGGGCGGCGTCCTGAACGCCTTCCGCCAGGCCGGCGCGACCCTCGGCGTGGCGGTCATGGGCGTCGTCGGCCGGCCCCTGCTGGCGGCGGCCGTCCTGACGGCCCTGACCTGCCTGTGCTACGCGGCGGGCGCCTGGCGCGCCCGCACTGCCGCCCTGACCTGACTTGCGAGTATCGTGATCGGCGCAGGGCCGGGGGTTTGTCGGGGATGGTGAGGTGGAGCGTGCGTTTCCAGCATTCGAGTGACATCTGGCGGGACTTCCCGGAGCTCGTCCCCGGCGTGCTGGTCGCGTCGGGCGTCTCGGCGGACGTCTCCGCCGACGACTCGATCCTCGAGCTCGGCGAGCTCGCCGCGGCGCGGCTCGAGACCTCCTCGGAGGGCGAGCTGCCGGAGATCCAGGCGTGGCGGCGGGCGTTCTCGAAGATGGGCCTCAAGCCGACCCAGTACCGCTGCGCCTCGGAGTCCCTGCTGCGCCGCTTCCGCAAGGAGGGCGCGCTGCCGCGCCTGCACCCGCTGATCGACTTGTGCAACGCGTTCTCCCTCGCGTACGCGATCCCGGTGGCGGTGTTCGACGTCTCCAAGATCTCGCAGTACGTGGAGGTCAGGTACGCGGCGGGCGACGAGACGTACCTGACCTTCTCCGGCGAGACCGAGCACCCGCCGCCCGGCGAGGTGATCTTCGCCGACGCGGAGGGCAGGGCGCACGCCCGCCGCTGGACCAACCGCCAGAGCGGCCACTCGGCCGTCCGCGACACGACCACCGACGTCCTGATCGTCGCCGAGGCGCTGCACGAGACGGCCGGGAAGGACGTCGAGTCCCTCATGGCCGGGCTCTCGGACGAGCTGGCCGCCGTCTGGTCCATGACGCCGCCGGACTACACGATCCTCGGCCCGGCCGAGCCCCGGTTCGAGTTCCCGGCGTGACATGAAGCGGCCCGGGACCGTGCTCGGTCCCGGGCCGTTCGCCGTGCGCGTGCCGGACTACACGTCGTAGTACAGCTCGAACTCGTGCGGGTGCGGGCGCAGGCGGATCGGGTCGACCTCGTTCTCCCGCTTGTAGGAGATCCACGTCTCGATCAGGTCAGGCGTGAAGACGCCGCCCTCGAGCAGGTAGTCGTGGTCCTCCTCCAGCGCGTTGAGCACGTCGGTGAGCGAGCCGGGCACCTGCGGGATGTTGCGGGCCTCCTCCGGCGGCAGCTCGTAGAGGTCCTTGTCGACGGGCTCCGGCGGCTCGATCTTGTTGCGGATGCCGTCGATGCCCGCCATCAGCATCGCCGCGAAGGCGAAGTACGGGTTGCAGGACGGGTCGGGCACGCGGAACTCGATGCGCTTGGCCTTCGGGTTGGAGCCCGTGATCGGGATCCGGACGCAGGCCGACCGGTTGCGCTGGGAGTAGACCAGGTTGACCGGGGCCTCGTAGCCGGGGACCAGGCGGTGGTAGGAGTTGACCGTCGGGTTGGTGAAGGCCAGCAGCGACGGCGCGTGCTTGAGCAGGCCGCCGATGTAGTAGCGGGCCGTGTCGGACAGGCCCGCGTAGCCGACCTCGTCGTAGAAGAGCGGCGAGCCGTCCTTCCACAGCGACTGGTGGCAGTGCATGCCGGAGCCGTTGTCACCGAAGATCGGCTTGGGCATGAACGTGACCGTGTGACCGAACTCGAGCGCCGTGCTCTTGATGATGTACTTGTACAGCATCAGGTTGTCGGCGGTCTTGAGCAGCGTGCCGAACTTGAAGTCGATCTCCGCCTGGCCCGCCGTGCCGACCTCGTGGTGCTGCATCTCGACGTCGATGCCGCACTCGATGAGGTTGCGCACCATCTCGGAGCGCAGGTCGGTGAAGTGGTCCATCGGCGGGACCGGGAAGTAGCCGCCCTTGTAGCGCGGCTTGTAGCCGAGGTTGCCGCCCTCGGTGGCCTTGCCGGTGTTCCAGGCGCCCTCGATGGAGTCGATGTAGTAGTAGCCGGCGTTCTGCTTCGTCTCGAAGCGCACGTCGTCGAAGATGTAGAACTCGGCCTCGGGTCCGAAGTAGACCGTGTCGGCGATGCCCGTGCCCCGGAGGAACTCCTCGGCCTTGCGCGCGACGTTACGCGGGTCGCGGCTGTAGGCCTCGCCGGTCAGCGGGTCGTGCACGAAAAAGTTCAGGTTGAGCGTCTTGTGCTGGCGGAACGGGTCCACCACGGCGCTGGACGGGTCGGGCAGCAGAAGCATGTCGGACTCGTGGATCGCCTGGAAACCGCGGATCGACGAGCCGTCGAACATGAGTCCGTCGGTGAAGACGCTCGCGCTGAAGTTTTCTACCGGGAAGGTGAAGTGGTGAGTCGTCCCCGGCAGGTCGGTGAACCTGACATCGACGAACTGCACCCCTTCGTCACTGATGAACTTCAGGACGTCGTCGGCGGAGTTGAACACTCTCGAACCTCCCTGGGGACTGGCCATCATGCCGACGCTAGGGCGTGGCCGTTTCCGTGTGGTGTCTCGATTGTTTCGCACATGTTACGCAGGTCAGGTGCCCTTGGAAGCGGTGCAACCCTCGGAATCGTCCTCTTCCAGCTCGTACGGATCGATGGGCGCTCCCGTGGGCGCCACCGTACCCCGAGGCGAGTCCTCGAACACCGGATGAATGAACTCGTCCCGCGTGTCGCAGCTCGCCGGTGTGCTGCTCGCCCCCCAGCTCAGCGGCCACACCACCAGCCGTCCCTCCTCACGGTACAGCCACACCTTGCCGGTGGGATGGGCGACCACCCGGATGGTGGTGTCCGGCCGGCCCGGTCGGTGCACGGCGTAGACGACGAGGTGGTTCAGCTTGAGCTCGACGCCGCGGCGGCCGCCGTCCTTGAAGGTGCCCAGCTTGACCCGGCCGTGCACCTTGATCACGTCGGTGGCGAACTCGGCCGTGCCCTTGGCGAACTGGATGACGAAGGGCGCGGCCTTCTTCTTGTGCTTCTTCGCGTACTCGGAGAACCAGTCGCGCTGCTCGGCGTCCAGCAGCTTGGTGAACGCCGACGGCTTGCCGCCCAGGAGCGTCTTCCTGTCCAGGAAGGCCGCCGTCAGCAGCTCGCGGGTGCGCTTCAGGCCCTTCGCGACGTCCTTCTCCGACAGCCCGCCCAGCGCCTTCGCCTCCGGCATCGCGAAGCCGGCGGCCCCCTCGGAGTACTTCTCGGCGGGGGATCCGGCGAACGGGCTCGCCGGCTCCTCGCCGGCGCCCTCCGCCGGCTCCTGGGTGGCCTCGTCCGCCGGATTGCCGGCGGGTTCGACGTCCGGCTCGTCGATCGGCACCGGGGGTTCGTCCACGACGACGCCTGGGGTGAGCAGATCGGGACGGAAGACCACGATCACCCCCGCGGACGCGATCAGCGAGGTGACCACGGCCATCGCGATCCACGCCCGCCCGACCCGCCGCCGCGGCTCGGGCCCGTATCCCCCGTTTCCCCCGGATTCTCCGGATAAGTGCGCCGACCTGCTCTCGCGTCTGGCTGTGCGGTCGGTACGCCGCTGTTCTTTCGCGCCTTTGACGGCCGCGGCGCGCATCCTGCGCTGTTGCTCCTCGTCGATCTGCGCGACCAGCTCGTTGAAGCGCGCGTCAAGGTCATCCCCGTGTGGCATGGCGTACATGATGGCCGTTCCGCGACGCGGTTGGGTCACGATGCCGACCGGCCTGCCGGGCGGATACCGTTGGGGGCATGAGCAGCAAGGAGCCTCGCTGGACGCAGACCTGGCTGGGCGGGGTCAGGTCCGCCGGGGTCGATCTCGGATACCCGGGGGAGCGCCTGGGGCTGCCCGAGGAGGGCAGCGGGTCGATCGCCGGCTGGGGGCGCAGGATCGCCGCGCTGGTCATCGACTGGATGATCTGCACGTGGGTCGTCGTGCAGCTGCTGCTCAGGATGAATCCGGCCGAGCAGCCGTGGGCGCCCGCGCTCGTCTTCGCCGTGCAATACCTGATCCTGGTCGGGTTCATGGGGCAGACGTTCGGCCACCGGCTGGCGGGCATCAGGGTGGCGGCGATGGACGGCGGCGACCCGCGCTGGCTGCCCGCGCTGGTGCGCTCGGTGCTCCTGTGCCTGGCCCTGCCCGCCCTGATCTGGGACCGCGACCACCGCGGGCTGCACGACCGCGTGTCCAACACGATGGTCGTCCGCATGTAGCCGAGTAAAAAGCCGTACCGGGTTTAAAAACGTACCCGGTACGGTTTATGCTGCCCTCATGGGGTTGAGGGAGCGGAAGAAGGAGCAGACGCGGCGCCGGATCGCCGAGGTGGCGCTGCGGCTGTTCGACGAGCGCGGCTACGACGCGGTGACCGTCAACGAGATCGCCGAGGCGGCCGGGGTCGCCAAGGTGACGCTGTTCAACTACTTCCCGACCAAGGACTGCCTCGTCATCGAAGGGGTCAAGGAGGACCTGGCGGCGATCGTGGCCGGGCGGGGCGAGGGGCGCTCGCCCCTTGAGGCGCTGCGCGAGCACTACCGCTCGATGGCCGCCCAGGGCGCGGGAGCGGTGGACGTCGAGGCGCTGCTGGCGAGGGTGCGGGTGATCTCGTCGAGCCAGGCCCTGATGGGCGCGCTGCACGGGGTGCACATGAGCGAGCGCCATGAGCTGGCCGAGGCCCTCGGGGAGGCCTACCCCGGCGACGATCTGACCGCGCGGCTCATGGCCGGGCAGATCAGCGCCGCCGTCACCACCGTCCAGGAGGCCTTCTTCCAGCGCATCGCCACGGGCGAGCCGCTGGAGGAGGCGGGCCGGCGGCTGGCGGGCGACGTGGAGCTGGCCTTCGACCTCCTGGAGCACGGCCTCACACACGTAAAAAAGGGGATAAATCATGAAAAAGGGGATCAACTATGATGTCGGGTTCCTGCCGGGTGACAGCCTGAGCCGCAGGTCGTTTCACATCGAGGACGTCCGGCGCGACATGCGGACGATCGCGGAGGACCTGCACTGCACGTCCGTACGCATCTCCGGCCGCGACCCCGAGCGCGTCGAGGCGGCCGCCAGGCAGGCCGCGGCGGCCGGGCTCGAGATCTGGTTCACCCCGTTCCCCGTGGACCTCACGCAGGACGCGATGCTGGCGCTCTTCGCGGACGCGGCCCGGCGCGCCGAGTCGGTGCGCCGCGACGGAGCCGAGGTCGTGCTGGTCACCGGCTGCGAGATCACCGCCTTCGGCCACGGCTTCATCGACGGCGACGGGTACGGCGACCGGCTCGGCGCCATGATGGCCGGCGGCATGGAGTGGTGGACCTCCCTCGCGCAGGTCATGCCCCGCTTCAACGCCTACCTGGCGAAGGTGGCCGGGACCGTGCGGCCGCTGTTCGGCGGCCGGCTGAGCTACGCCTCGGCGCCGTGGGAGCCGGTCGACTGGGCCCCGTTCGACGTGGCGGGCGTGGACGCCTACCGAGCCGCCTACAACGCCCACGACTTCGCGGACGAGCTACGCGCCCGGTTCAAGCACGGCAAACCGGTCGCCGTGACGGAGTTCGGCACCTGCGCGTACCGCGGCGCGGGCGAGCGCGGCGGCTCGGCCTGGGTGGTGCCCGAGGGCGCGGTGCGCGACGAGGGCGAGCAGGTGCGCTACTTCACCGAGCTGATGGACATCTTCGAGCAGGAGGGCGTGGAGACCGCGCTGTGGTTCACGTTCGCCGCCTTCAACCGGCCCGGCGAGGCCGACCTGGGCTCCTACGGCGTGGTCAGGATGCTCGACGAGCGGCGCTGGGAGCCCAAGGAGGTCTTCCACGCCATGGCCGCTAGATACGGGCGCAGCTGAAGATGGCCGTGCCCGGCAGGTGCCGGCCGCGCAGCGGGCTCCAGCCGCCCCACACCCGCTCGTGCCCCTCCGGCCACTCCGGCTCCAGCAGCCCCGTGACGGTCAGCCCGGAGGCGACCAGCAGGTTGACCCAGTCACCCATGGTGCGGTGGTGCTCGGCGTAGGTGACCGTGCCCCGTTCGTCGCGCTCCTCGTAAGGGGAGCGGTCGAAGTAGGACCGGTCGGACGTCAGCCCGCGCGGCCCCGGATCGTCAGGGAACGCCCACCGGATCGGATGGCTCACCGAGAACACGAACCGGCCGCCCGGCCTGAGCACCCGCCGCACCTCGCGGAAGACGGCGAGCGGGTCGGCCACGAACGGCAGCGCGCCGAACGCCGAGCAGGCCAGGTCGAAGGCGGCCGCGGCGAACGGCAGCGACTCGGCGTCGGCCTGGACCACGGGCACGCGCAGCCCCGTGTCGAGGTCGATGCGCTGGGAGTGGCGCAGCTGCCGGTGCGAGATGTCGAACGCGGCCACCTGCGCGCCCTGCGTCACCAGCCACCGGGCGCACTGCGCCGCCCCGCAGCCGATCTCCAGCACGCGCCGCCCGCGCACCTCGCCCAGGAGGTGCGCGTCGGCCTCGTCGACGCCCTCGGGGCACCACACGAACCCGGTGTCGCGCAGGAACTCACCGTGTTCGAGCTGGTAGTCGTCGGCGTTGCCGTCCCACCACCAGCGGTTGGCCCGTGCGGAGGAGGACAGCACTAGCGCATCTTGGGGCCGCGTGGCATGCGCGCGCCCTTGGGCATGGGGCCCTTGGGCAGCGGCATGTTCTTCGGCAGCGAGCGCAGCCGGTCCTTCACCTCGTTGACCGCGGGCTTCTTGAGGTTGCGCGGCAGCTTCATCAGGTGGCGCTGCAGCTTGCCGAGCGGCACCTGCCCCTCGCCGTCACCGCACTGGATGTCGTAGATCTCGATGCCCAGGACCACCCGCGCGACCCGCTTCTTCTCGGCCGCCAGCATCTTCGCCACCCGGTTGCCCGGCCCCTCGGACACCAGCACGACGCCCGGATAGCCGACCACGAGGTGGATGAGGTCCTGGTCGCGGGTGACCGCGATGGCAGGGGTGACCTGCCAGTTGCCGCGCATGCCCTGCAGCACCGCCGCCGCGGCACCCGTCTGGCCGTGCAAGATCGAATATTGGGCCTTCTGGGCGAGCTGCCCGAACACCACCAGACCGACCGTGAGCGCGGCCAGCACACCGATGAACACCGAATACCACAAGTAGTCCGTGACCAGGCCGATCACGACGACCACAGCCAGCGTGCCCACCGCCGAGAGGAAGACGATGGGCAACCCCTTGGGGTTGGCCTGCTTGATGATCTGCGCGATCATGCGGAGCTGCTTGATGCGCCCCGGCTTCTCTGGATCCTCGGACTTTGCCATGCTCTGAAGGATACAAACCAACAGGTGCGGTATGGAAAACGTGACCCCGCCATTTCGCGCACGGCTAGATCCTCACGGTCGCCGAAAGACGCGGATCGGCCGCGTGGCGGCCCGCCTCGACCGTGTGAACGCCCTCCACGGTCCGCCAGCCGCCGTCCTCCCAGACCTGGAAGGCCCGCTCCGGCAGGAACACGGTCGTGAGCACGCTCTCCCCGGGCGCCGCCTCGACCACGTCGAACCCGGCCAGCGCCCCGTCGACGTACACCTGCACGACCTCGCGGCCCGGGCGGTCGCCGGTGTTGGTGACCGCCACCGTCACGGTCGTGCCCTCGGCCGCGATCGAGTCGTACGACCAGGTCGTGTAGCCCAGGCCGTGCCCGAACCAGAACGCCGGCGCGCGGCCCGAACGCTCCCACGCCCGGTAGCCGATCGACGTCCCCTCCTCATAGGCCACCACACCGTCCACCGGCGTCACGCCGGCCACCGGAGCGTCCTCCAGCCGCCGCGGCCACGTGGTGGGCAGCCGCCCGCCCGGCTCGGCGTCCCCGAACAGCACGTCCGCCAGCGCCGCCCCCGCCTCCTGCCCGGGGAACCAGGTGAGCAGCACGGCCGCCACCTCCTCCGCCCACGGCAGCTCGACCGGCGAACCCGCGTTGACCACCACGACGGTGCGCGGGCTGGCCGCGGCCACCGCGTGGATGAGCTCGTCCTGCCGCCCAGGCAGCCTGAGGTCCGCGCGGTCGAAGCCCTCGCTCTCCACCTCCGGCATGGTCGCGGCCACGACCACCGCCACGTCGCACTCCGCCGCCACCCGCACGGCCTCGGCCATGAGCTCGTCCTCGCCGGGGCCGGGGATCGCGTGGCCGACCGTGAAGGACACGGACGCCATCCCGCCGAACGCCCCGGCCGCGTGCGTCACGACCACCTCGTACGCCTGACCTGCCGCCATCGCCAGGCCGATCCGCCGCTCGGGCGGCGGCGGGAACGCCCTGGCGGGGTCGCCGCCGTCCAGGCCGATGCTCTCGTCGAGGACGGTCTCGCCGTTGACGGTGACGGCGAAGGCGCCCACGCCCGCGACCGACAGCCGGTGCTCGCCCGAAACGTCCGGCGTGTACGTGGTACGCAGCCGGACC
This region includes:
- a CDS encoding ABC transporter substrate-binding protein yields the protein MSKYATAALLGAALLLAGCGANPEEAQGALSSQPAASGTEAAQGKDQALYDRLPDKVKTAGKLVSVNNGSFPPYEIAGADGKSMTGAAADLSEALGQVLGVKIEHVTVDGLPSQLTGIASGRYDLAIGPVGDFADRQKANDFVDWVKEFVVFAVPKGNPKKINSVADTCGLKISVMAGGSAEAVIKNQSETCAKDGKPKITVQSYKDQPTSVLAVSSGRADAFFSSQAPLTYFVSQSGGKLELAGKGQSNGFDDLYQGAVVGKDSPLRDVVKDGIQKLIDNGTYAKIMDRWGTSDNKLDKAGVNLAGS
- a CDS encoding amino acid ABC transporter permease, which encodes MSGLPDVDVAGASRTRHPLRWVASIILLVLAAQLVSLLVTNPNFQWDVVFRYVNAQVIGQGIFTTLLLTVIAMFVGVVLGVLLAIGRLSENPVARAACGLYVWFFRGTPVLVQLVLWYNLSYLLPKISLGIPFGPEFISADTNLVITPLLAAILGLGLNEGAYMAEIIRGGLMSVDPGQTEAASALGMSNARTFRRIVLPQAMRFIIPPTGSQVISMLKATSLVSVIALADLLYTVQSIYNRTFQTIPLLIVACVWYLVITSILYVGQSFIERHYARGATRHAPQSFWAFLTFRRRRPSEVTS
- a CDS encoding amino acid ABC transporter ATP-binding protein, which produces MTVPMVHAHAVRKHFGHLEVLKGIDLDVQAGEVVVILGPSGSGKSTFLRCVNHLEAIDGGSIFVDGELIGFQESGGKVRHLRKSEITRQRREIGMVFQQFNLFPHFTVLQNVMEAPVGVRREPRGQARERALGLLRRVGLEDKAGSYPRQLSGGQQQRVAIARALAMRPKLMLFDEPTSALDPELVGEVLATMKGLAEDGLTMIVVTHEIGFAREVADRVVFMDGGVVVESGTPKEVLDNPTSPRTKAFLSRVL
- a CDS encoding GNAT family N-acetyltransferase, which codes for MDTQRLIMRRWRDEDREPFAAMNADPEVMEHFPAPLTRAESDHFVDRIEEEFDKAGHGLWALEVRDSGEFIGFAGLIWQTFDAPFLPAWEIGWRLARPAWGHGYATEAARQVLRYAFEEAGLDEIVSMTAKSNVRSQAVMKRLGMTHLTDFGHTRLAPDHPLFPHVAYHIRRP
- a CDS encoding LysR family transcriptional regulator, with translation MDLRQLRGFVAVARTGTVTGAANSLGLAPASVSEQVRRLERSLGVALFERTPQGMRLTEQGATLLARAPGLLDHADEVRRAVTGQRRKVRIGALEMLAAARMPAVIRRLSERHPDLDVDVRSHTRQSLLAGVAAGELDAVLLVDTGPRIGGLGFTMPYDPGSGPVAPDLDFLDVGEVGLALVAAPDGDREPLLVSPPGCSIRLAADRVFGAEVPRRELTSIATAREWARQGLGSALLPDFALEPDLASGALMRLGFETPALALRLVWLRGREPALRDVLYAMSAPTDA
- a CDS encoding MFS transporter, coding for MMFGFSLAYFLVILDTTVLTIALPDLRASLGGSLAGQQWAVNAYTVAFAASLLVGGAVADRYGAARIFKAGVVAFGAISLLSAAAPHLGVLVGLRALLGVAGALCTGGSLGLLPQLFPDPAARARATGLWAAITGTALAAGPLLGGLLVDLYGWRAVFLLNPPLALISLLAMRRVSSPRGHRGIDWRVQALACAFLALVAQALIGPSVLAGVAALAVLAALVPVERRSHAPALPGGLLAATWPELLAGTVANFAFAGALFVLTLLLQDTRHLTPLAAGLAFLPLTLPMTVNPLLTGRLVARHGPRPPILCGLALLATGLAGVALTDALAWWLVVMGFGLSFVLPALMAGMVNSAPPGTAGTAGGVLNAFRQAGATLGVAVMGVVGRPLLAAAVLTALTCLCYAAGAWRARTAALT
- a CDS encoding B3/B4 domain-containing protein codes for the protein MRFQHSSDIWRDFPELVPGVLVASGVSADVSADDSILELGELAAARLETSSEGELPEIQAWRRAFSKMGLKPTQYRCASESLLRRFRKEGALPRLHPLIDLCNAFSLAYAIPVAVFDVSKISQYVEVRYAAGDETYLTFSGETEHPPPGEVIFADAEGRAHARRWTNRQSGHSAVRDTTTDVLIVAEALHETAGKDVESLMAGLSDELAAVWSMTPPDYTILGPAEPRFEFPA